The region ATCCATCGCTCAAACTGCTCGACTCGCTGCAGCTCAAGCAAAAGACAAGCACCGAACGGCAGCTTTCGCTGTTCGATGCGATCGACTCGGCTCGCAGTGGAGAAGTCTGATGCAGTCGAGACATGTCGAGTCGTTTGAAGACTGGCGGAATCAGGCCCGGCAGTTGATTGCCGCCGAGATTTCGCCGCGGGAAGTCTGCTTTCGAGAAAACAGTTCTCAGGCCGAACTATTCGGAGCCACCAACACTCCGCAGGAAAAGTTACCGGCCGCACGCCCATTTCGTGTCGATCGAAAATTCATGCAGTTGGCCGATCGTGTGGTATGCCACCGCGATGTTGATCGGTACGACTTGCTATATCGAATCTTGTGGCGGTTGACGCATGGCGAGCCTAAGTTAATGCAGGTCACCGTCGACGACGACATTTATCGTGCTTCGATGATGGAAAAAGCAGTCCGCCGCGATGCCCATAAGATGAAAGCGTTCGTCCGCTTCTGCCAGGTGGAAACCGAGTCCGACCGCGAAAAGTACGTGGCCTGGCATGAACCAGACCACAAAGTGCTGAGGCTCATCGCCCCGTTTTTTGCCCGCCGATTTCGTGGCATGGATTGGACAATCTTAACTCCTGATGAATCCGTTAGCTGGGATGGCAAGCAGTTTGCCTGGGGGCCAGGCGTGCCAATGTCGCAGCGTCCTCGCGCTGATTCGCTAGAAGAGTTGTGGAAAACTTACTACGCATCGATCTTCAATCCGGCTCGCTTAAAAACGAAAGCGATGAAAGCCGAAATGCCGGTTCGATATTGGAAGACGCTTCCCGAAGCGGAACTGATCGACGATTTGATCCGGAAGGCGAATACTCGCACCGAATCGATGATTTCGCATCGCGAAGGTGTGGCATTTACGGCCGAGCGCTACCTGCCGGAGGATTTGACCGTGGAGTCATTCCAAGCAGGACTTGCCCAATGCGATGCGTGCTCGTTATGCGAACATGCAACTCAGGTCATCGCCGGGGAAGGGCCAGTTCCCAGTCGTTTGGTCCTTGTAGGTGAACAGCCAGGCGATCAGGAAGATCTCGTGGGACGTCCCTTTATAGGTCCGGCTGGTCAGATTTTGAATCAAGCGTTACAGGATGCAGGCATTCGTCGAGACGAGGTGTACCTGACCAATGCGGTGAAGCATTTCAAATTTGAAGAACGGGGTAAGCAGCGACTTCACAAGCGACCCAACGTCAGTGAGGTAACGGCCTGTCACCCTTGGCTTCAGGCCGAATTTCTATTGACGGTTCCCCGTGTGGTTGTGTGCCTTGGATCGACGGCGGCTCAAGCCGTGCTCGGACGTGGCTTCAAGATTCAAACCAGCCGTGGGCAATTCTTTTCCGGGCCTCACGATTGCGAGGCGATCGCGACCTATCATCCGTCGGCCGCACTTCGTGTGCGTGACGTGAAGCGGAAGGAGGAGATCATCCGGCATTTGACAGAAGACTTGCGTCGCGCGGCCGAGAAAGCCAAGGCATAGAAAATGCTGGTGAATGGATTGGGAGCTTTACGGTTAGCAGGCCTGAAAGACGAAGAACCATGACTCACACCCCTCGCATTTTGATTGTCGTAGGCTCGCCTGATAGCGATGTCGCTCGGACGGCGTCGCACCGTCGTGCATTACGTATTCTGTCCAATCTTCCGCCTGGTATGCGTTGCGAAGTAATCTTTCTCGACGTCTTGCCGGACGGCCGCTTTGCGTTTCCGGAATACCTCAGCCCATGGAATACGGCCATCGAGGAAACATTCTCGCGCTGGGAAGCAACGGAAATGCTGACTGGGATCCGGCTTGATTTCGCACTGCCAATGCTTGAGGGGCGAAGCCGATCGCCGAGCGTCGAGCGGATTCTGCAAGATCTCAATATCACCCCGCTGGCCGAGATCGCGTCTGCCTCGCGGAGCCATCTCGATACCGACGCCCTGCCGACGGCGTGGGAACAACTGAGCCAGATATCTGTGAACTAATAGCCGATTCGGAGACCCGCAGCGGTATCGTTATTTCAGGGGGAACGCGCCAAGCTTCCAGGCGTTTGGCGAGGTATCCCAAGCGGCAATTCGACTTTTCTTATGATTTGCCCGGTACTTACAATCTTAACGTGGGTTTAACAGTAGACCGCTCGGCGTTTTCGTCGCCGCTGATCGACTGTTGTTCACCCGATACTGGTCCGCTGGAGTGCGGCCAGGCTTTGTTGTAAGTGCGTGTATGGAATTCCTTGAAGTCCCCCTTTTCGATACGGACATTTTCAAGCTACTTGTCCGGTTTGCGATCAACTTGTTGTTCCTCACGTTGATTGTGGTGTTCGGGATCTATCCCAGCCAACGGCGCCGCGAGTTCGCGTTCACGGCGGTCATGCTTAACATCGTCGTCTTTTTCATCTGCTTCACGATGAAGAAGCTAGAGCTCGACTTGGGGTTGGCGTTGGGCCTCTTTGCCGTCTTTGGCGTACTGCGTTATCGAACCGACGCGATTCGTCCGAAAGAAATGACTTACTTGTTCATCGTCATTGGAATCGCGGTGATCAACTCGCTGGCAAACAAAAAGACCAGCTATGCCGAAGTCGCTTTGGTCAACTCGGTGATCTTCGCAACAACCATGCTGAAAGAACGCGTTGTTGGCGCGAATGGCAACGGAAAGAAGGAACCACCGGAGAACGGCGAGGAACCTGGCAGCGGAAAATCGAACGGCGGAAATGGTAATGGAAAGCAGAGCAAGAAGGAAAAGCTCTCGAAGTACACGCTGGAATACGACCGTTTGCAATGGCTCGGCGACGATCACCGAGAGGCACTTTTGGCCGATCTGCGCGAGCGGACTGGACTGGACGTCATTGACTTTGAGATCAAGAACATCGATCTCCCCAACGGCAAAGCGACGCTCACTATTTGGACGCCGCCGAGCCCTTCGCCACCGAAAGAGAATCCATAACCCAAGGTAAGCGTTTGACCGAGTGATGCTCGGCGAACTCACCACTTTTCGCGAATTCTATCGAAAGTTTCACGATGACACGTACCCTTCGTTGGGCCATTCCCGGCATCTTACTTCTCATTCCTGCGGCGTTTGTCATCGCCCAGCCGCCTGAGGGTTTTCGTGGCCCAGGCGGACCAGGTGGTCCTGGAGGACCGCGAGGCTTCGGACCACCTGGGAGTAGCGAAGATCGTAAGCTAGTCGAAAAATTCGATCAGGACGAAAACGGCTGGCTCGACCAGAAGGAACGTGTCCCGGCACGTGCCGAAGCGAAGTCAGAAGGGGAACGCCGTGGCGGTTTTGGACCTCCGGGAGGTCGTCGCGGCCGTGGCGGTAATCGTCCTGCCCCACAGCCAGGACCGAAGGTGAGCCCAAGCGATGTCGCAACCAACACCAAAGCAGGTCTCTACGATGCGAACGTCGTGCGAACGCTTTTCTTCGAGTTTGAAAACGAAGATTGGGAAAAGGAACTGGAAGATTTCCATGGCACCGACGTCGATGTTCCCGCAACATTGACCGTGGATGGAAAGACGTACGAAAACGTCGGGATGCGATTCCGCGGCATGTCTTCCTATGGCATGGTGCCGACCGGCTACAAACGCTCTTTCAATGTTTCCATCGACATGGCCGACGACGATCAACGTTTGTACGGTTATAAAACGCTGAACCTTCTCAACTGTGCTGGCGATGCGTCTTTCATGAGTACGGTTCTCTACTCGAAGATTGCCAGCGACTACATCCCCGTGCCGAAAGCCAACCATGTCCAAGTGGTGATCAATGGCGAAAGCTGGGGCGTGTATGCCAACGTTCAGCAATACGACAAGACCTTCATCTCCGAGCACTTTGATCCCTCGAAGGGGACGCGCTGGAAAGTCAGCGGCAGTCCTGCCGGCGACGGTGGACTACGTTACATGGGCGAAGAGCTTGAACCGTACAAGGCTCGTTACGACATGAAGTCGAACGACGGCAACAAAGCCTGGAAAGCTTTGGTCGACCTGTGTCGCACATTGAATGAAACACCGCTCGATCAATTGGAAAAAGAATTGGAACCGATGCTCGATATCGACGAGGCTCTTAAGTTCCTCGCCATTGACGTGGCATTGGTCAATAGCGACGGCTATTGGACACGAGCAAGCGACTATTACCTGTTTCTCGATCACGAAAAACGATTCCATTTGATTCCCCACGACATGAACGAAGCCTTCCAAGGGGGCCGTGGTGGAAGTCGCGGACCAGGCGGGCCACCTCCGGGGATGGGCGATCGCGGTCCGCGGGATCGTGGACGGGGAGAAGGGGATCGTGACGAACGAGATCGTCCCCGATTCGATCCGCGCGAGCGGGGACCTG is a window of Bremerella sp. TYQ1 DNA encoding:
- a CDS encoding UdgX family uracil-DNA binding protein (This protein belongs to the uracil DNA glycosylase superfamily, members of which act in excision repair of DNA. However, it belongs more specifically to UdgX branch, whose founding member was found to bind uracil in DNA (where it does not belong), without cleaving it, appears to promote DNA repair by a pathway involving RecA, rather than base excision.) gives rise to the protein MQSRHVESFEDWRNQARQLIAAEISPREVCFRENSSQAELFGATNTPQEKLPAARPFRVDRKFMQLADRVVCHRDVDRYDLLYRILWRLTHGEPKLMQVTVDDDIYRASMMEKAVRRDAHKMKAFVRFCQVETESDREKYVAWHEPDHKVLRLIAPFFARRFRGMDWTILTPDESVSWDGKQFAWGPGVPMSQRPRADSLEELWKTYYASIFNPARLKTKAMKAEMPVRYWKTLPEAELIDDLIRKANTRTESMISHREGVAFTAERYLPEDLTVESFQAGLAQCDACSLCEHATQVIAGEGPVPSRLVLVGEQPGDQEDLVGRPFIGPAGQILNQALQDAGIRRDEVYLTNAVKHFKFEERGKQRLHKRPNVSEVTACHPWLQAEFLLTVPRVVVCLGSTAAQAVLGRGFKIQTSRGQFFSGPHDCEAIATYHPSAALRVRDVKRKEEIIRHLTEDLRRAAEKAKA
- a CDS encoding CotH kinase family protein, whose amino-acid sequence is MTRTLRWAIPGILLLIPAAFVIAQPPEGFRGPGGPGGPGGPRGFGPPGSSEDRKLVEKFDQDENGWLDQKERVPARAEAKSEGERRGGFGPPGGRRGRGGNRPAPQPGPKVSPSDVATNTKAGLYDANVVRTLFFEFENEDWEKELEDFHGTDVDVPATLTVDGKTYENVGMRFRGMSSYGMVPTGYKRSFNVSIDMADDDQRLYGYKTLNLLNCAGDASFMSTVLYSKIASDYIPVPKANHVQVVINGESWGVYANVQQYDKTFISEHFDPSKGTRWKVSGSPAGDGGLRYMGEELEPYKARYDMKSNDGNKAWKALVDLCRTLNETPLDQLEKELEPMLDIDEALKFLAIDVALVNSDGYWTRASDYYLFLDHEKRFHLIPHDMNEAFQGGRGGSRGPGGPPPGMGDRGPRDRGRGEGDRDERDRPRFDPRERGPDDGERAERGPRPEGEGPGGFFPGFFGPPPGAEGERGQGPGGPRRGPGGFGGPGGPGHGGADLDPLVSIDNPRMALRNKLLAIPSLRAKYLGYVREIAEKSLAPEKIDAIVQQHAKQIEAIVASDTRKLESTEAFLQTTSMDANAKADAASLRKFCEERRDYLLNYQDPQASKR
- a CDS encoding DUF4956 domain-containing protein, translating into MEFLEVPLFDTDIFKLLVRFAINLLFLTLIVVFGIYPSQRRREFAFTAVMLNIVVFFICFTMKKLELDLGLALGLFAVFGVLRYRTDAIRPKEMTYLFIVIGIAVINSLANKKTSYAEVALVNSVIFATTMLKERVVGANGNGKKEPPENGEEPGSGKSNGGNGNGKQSKKEKLSKYTLEYDRLQWLGDDHREALLADLRERTGLDVIDFEIKNIDLPNGKATLTIWTPPSPSPPKENP